A stretch of the Mycobacterium sp. ITM-2016-00317 genome encodes the following:
- a CDS encoding shikimate 5-dehydrogenase, producing the protein MTRPPLSKDTTVCISLAGRPSNIGTRFHNHLYDVLGLDFLYKAFTTTDIAAAIGGVRALGIRGCSVSMPFKQDVLALVDDVETSARAIESVNTIVNDTSVPGGRLTASNTDYLAVRQLIEQYGLDPGDPVVLRGSGGMARAVGAAFVDAGFTTGVVVARNPDSGAALADRLGYTYAADVDSVTAPILVNVTPIGMAGAPEERQLAFGQAAIGAADTVFDVVALPSETPLIATARSAAKQVITGAEVIALQAAEQFERYTGVRPSAEQIAEASAVSRA; encoded by the coding sequence ATGACGCGCCCCCCGCTGTCGAAGGACACCACGGTCTGCATCTCGCTGGCCGGGCGGCCGAGCAACATCGGCACGAGATTCCACAACCACCTCTACGACGTGCTGGGCCTGGACTTCCTCTACAAGGCGTTCACGACCACCGACATCGCCGCGGCCATCGGTGGCGTGCGCGCGCTCGGCATCCGCGGCTGCTCGGTCTCCATGCCGTTCAAGCAGGACGTGCTCGCGCTGGTCGACGACGTCGAAACGTCCGCGCGGGCCATCGAATCCGTGAACACCATTGTCAACGACACGTCGGTGCCGGGCGGCCGGCTGACCGCGTCCAACACCGATTACCTTGCGGTGCGCCAACTCATCGAGCAGTACGGGCTCGACCCCGGCGACCCGGTGGTGCTCCGGGGCAGCGGCGGCATGGCCAGGGCGGTGGGTGCGGCGTTCGTCGACGCCGGCTTCACCACCGGCGTCGTCGTCGCCCGCAACCCGGACTCCGGCGCGGCGCTGGCCGACCGCCTCGGCTACACCTACGCCGCCGACGTCGACTCGGTGACCGCGCCGATCCTGGTCAACGTCACCCCGATCGGGATGGCCGGCGCGCCCGAGGAACGCCAACTCGCATTCGGACAGGCCGCGATCGGCGCCGCCGACACCGTCTTCGACGTGGTGGCGCTGCCGTCGGAGACCCCGCTGATCGCCACGGCCCGGTCCGCGGCGAAGCAGGTGATCACCGGTGCCGAGGTGATCGCGCTACAGGCCGCCGAACAGTTCGAGCGCTACACCGGGGTGCGTCCGAGCGCCGAGCAGATCGCCGAGGCCTCCGCGGTGTCACGGGCCTGA
- a CDS encoding FmdB family zinc ribbon protein produces MPTYSYACTDCHNKFDVVQAFTDDSLTECPQCHGRLRKVFGKVGVVFKGSGFYRTDSRESGKSSGGGSSSNGASSSSEKSTSEKSSSSDKSSSDKSSASGSSSSSGSSAPAAAASS; encoded by the coding sequence GTGCCCACCTATTCTTATGCGTGCACCGATTGCCACAACAAGTTCGACGTGGTGCAGGCGTTCACCGACGATTCGCTGACCGAATGCCCGCAGTGCCACGGCCGGTTGCGCAAGGTCTTCGGCAAGGTCGGCGTGGTCTTCAAGGGCAGCGGCTTCTACCGCACCGACAGCCGGGAGTCCGGCAAGAGTTCCGGTGGCGGCAGCTCCTCGAACGGTGCTTCGTCCTCATCGGAGAAGTCCACGTCGGAGAAGTCCTCGTCGTCTGACAAGTCGTCGTCCGACAAGTCGTCCGCGTCGGGCAGCTCCTCGTCGAGCGGTTCTTCGGCGCCTGCGGCCGCCGCGTCCAGCTGA
- a CDS encoding carboxymuconolactone decarboxylase family protein, with the protein MDRETYEKGREIRTAVLGEEYVRRAAANADEFSQPLQDLVTEYCWGAVWGREGLPLKTRSMLNLAMIATLNRPHELATHIRGALSNGVTRDEIREIFLQVGVYAGIPAAVDSFRVARAAFAELEDE; encoded by the coding sequence ATGGATCGCGAAACCTACGAGAAGGGCCGGGAGATCCGCACCGCGGTGCTCGGCGAAGAGTACGTGCGGCGCGCCGCGGCCAACGCCGACGAGTTCTCCCAGCCGCTGCAGGATCTGGTGACCGAGTACTGCTGGGGCGCGGTGTGGGGGCGCGAAGGTCTGCCGCTCAAGACGCGCAGCATGCTGAATCTGGCGATGATCGCGACGCTGAACCGGCCGCACGAACTGGCCACCCACATCCGGGGTGCGCTGAGCAACGGTGTCACGCGCGACGAGATCCGGGAGATCTTCCTGCAGGTGGGTGTGTACGCGGGGATTCCCGCCGCCGTCGACAGCTTCCGGGTGGCCAGGGCTGCGTTCGCCGAACTCGAAGACGAGTGA
- a CDS encoding DUF5313 domain-containing protein: MTVDEPQGTEKPTTWQYLTYCYGRRLPKSMDRWVAEDLAGQGAVRRHMIRYAIPPLFVLAPLWLLPASIYMRIEMTVPIYIWALLMALALNKVWRRHRLATHGLDPNLVDVIKRKRDAHIHEDYIRRFGPRPDDAQAQSNSSPF, translated from the coding sequence ATGACCGTCGACGAGCCGCAAGGAACCGAGAAACCGACGACGTGGCAGTACCTCACGTACTGCTACGGACGCCGACTGCCCAAGTCGATGGACCGTTGGGTCGCCGAGGATCTGGCCGGCCAGGGCGCTGTCCGCAGGCACATGATCCGGTACGCCATCCCCCCGCTGTTCGTGCTCGCGCCGCTGTGGCTGCTGCCCGCATCGATCTACATGCGCATCGAGATGACGGTGCCGATCTACATCTGGGCACTGCTGATGGCGTTGGCGTTGAACAAGGTATGGCGCAGGCACCGGTTGGCCACGCACGGGCTGGACCCGAATCTGGTGGACGTGATCAAGCGCAAGAGGGACGCCCACATCCACGAGGACTACATCCGCAGATTCGGGCCGCGGCCCGACGATGCCCAGGCGCAATCCAACAGCAGCCCGTTCTAG
- the glpR gene encoding gephyrin-like molybdotransferase receptor GlpR: MPSIPQSLLWISLVVLWLFVLVPMLISKRDAVRRTSDVALSTRVLNSGAGARLRRRGGPAAGHRSDPDWRPADESADLEDAAPTTTMVRVAAEVEDAAEPDYLDVDVVEDSGALPAAEAAPVTAEADVEEVTADYDDPGTDQAAGEDPVPPSAEDEEHDPEDTGVYSVAEYEYEYDEDQAEPEAATEDDQRMAESISAARRRRRESTTAAAVSARKYRFRARTIAVMAVLLLTSAVAAYTWSPSMWWACGAVGTVTALYLAYLRRQTRIEEQLRRRRAQRMARSRLGVENTSDPEFDLTPSRLRRPGAAVLEIDDEDPEFEHLEYVPFSRHYDLPRAAGQ; this comes from the coding sequence ATGCCAAGCATCCCCCAATCTCTTCTCTGGATCTCGCTCGTTGTGCTTTGGCTCTTCGTGCTTGTTCCGATGTTGATCAGCAAGCGTGACGCGGTCCGCCGCACCAGCGACGTCGCGCTGTCCACCCGCGTGCTCAACAGCGGCGCCGGTGCCCGGTTACGCCGGCGCGGAGGACCCGCCGCGGGGCACCGTAGCGACCCCGACTGGCGACCCGCCGATGAGTCCGCGGACCTCGAGGACGCCGCGCCCACCACCACGATGGTGCGGGTCGCGGCCGAGGTCGAGGACGCCGCGGAGCCGGACTACCTCGACGTGGACGTCGTCGAGGATTCGGGCGCGCTGCCGGCCGCCGAAGCAGCGCCGGTGACCGCAGAAGCCGACGTCGAGGAAGTCACTGCGGACTACGACGACCCCGGCACCGACCAGGCCGCGGGCGAAGACCCGGTCCCGCCGTCGGCCGAGGACGAGGAACACGATCCGGAGGACACGGGCGTCTACTCGGTGGCCGAGTACGAGTACGAGTACGACGAGGACCAGGCCGAGCCCGAGGCGGCGACCGAGGACGACCAGCGGATGGCCGAGTCGATCAGCGCGGCACGGCGCAGGCGCCGCGAGTCGACGACCGCGGCCGCGGTCTCGGCCCGCAAGTACCGGTTCCGCGCCCGCACCATCGCCGTGATGGCGGTGCTGCTGCTGACCAGCGCCGTCGCGGCGTACACCTGGTCGCCGTCGATGTGGTGGGCCTGCGGTGCGGTCGGCACCGTCACCGCGCTCTATTTGGCCTACCTGCGGCGTCAGACCCGCATCGAGGAGCAGCTGCGCCGGCGTCGCGCCCAGCGGATGGCCCGATCGCGGCTGGGGGTCGAGAACACCAGCGACCCGGAGTTCGACCTCACTCCGTCACGCCTGCGCAGGCCCGGTGCCGCCGTGCTGGAGATCGACGACGAGGACCCGGAGTTCGAGCATCTGGAGTACGTGCCGTTCTCGCGTCACTACGACCTTCCGCGGGCTGCGGGGCAGTAA
- a CDS encoding cupin domain-containing protein, translated as MITGVDAEGRSCVVSDDALTLDQLAPGFAMGIPYATSASPPPSRPAGSAPLIDQGIAPGLVRWMVVDLGPDSETPMHHTDTLDLETVVSGSVELVLDDGAHPLQPGDLVVLAGVDHAWRAGPDGCRLSAVLIGTPPPA; from the coding sequence GTGATCACCGGAGTCGATGCCGAGGGCAGGTCCTGCGTCGTCAGCGACGACGCGTTGACGTTGGACCAGTTGGCACCCGGTTTCGCGATGGGCATTCCGTACGCGACGTCGGCGAGCCCGCCGCCGTCGCGCCCCGCAGGAAGCGCACCGCTGATCGACCAGGGCATCGCGCCGGGACTGGTCCGGTGGATGGTCGTCGATCTGGGGCCCGACTCCGAGACCCCGATGCACCACACCGACACCCTGGACCTGGAGACCGTGGTGTCGGGCAGCGTCGAACTCGTCCTCGACGACGGGGCGCACCCGCTGCAGCCGGGCGACCTGGTGGTGCTCGCCGGCGTGGACCACGCGTGGCGGGCCGGGCCCGACGGCTGCCGCCTCAGCGCCGTGCTGATCGGCACGCCGCCACCCGCCTGA
- a CDS encoding GGDEF domain-containing protein produces the protein MQRDQRRADHYEWFSGFLAARGAARPVRLLVAGTALSMAAALLVLLTGAGGPQGDTERAMLLLAVVGGVAGTVLWLSRWPTRTQSGGFAVVTALSIALACVAYPDPLAGLLGCIAFATIGAYAAFFHSTRMVLGIVLFAAAVAFSRAVVLAGDGRTALAAVDFFLVVQANIAMPVAIHTLLRALRGDLVDADLDPLTGLLNRRAFRRLTLNLFDTGRGESYLLVALLDLDNFKGVNDAHGHLVGDQTLVAVADALRATATPTAVIARSGGEEFLIADVVSTADAVTSCQRICEAIADLRSPATVTASVGTAVATLGDRPAGARDELVDHLLTAADAAMYRAKRNGGNQCHHHGVWPSTGPP, from the coding sequence ATGCAACGGGACCAGCGGCGCGCTGACCACTATGAGTGGTTCAGCGGGTTCCTCGCGGCCCGTGGCGCGGCGCGCCCGGTGCGCCTGCTGGTCGCCGGCACCGCGTTGTCGATGGCCGCGGCGTTGCTCGTGCTGCTGACCGGCGCCGGCGGACCGCAGGGAGACACCGAGCGGGCGATGCTGCTGCTCGCGGTAGTCGGCGGCGTGGCCGGTACGGTGCTGTGGCTGTCGCGGTGGCCCACCCGGACGCAGTCGGGTGGGTTCGCCGTGGTGACCGCGCTGTCGATCGCGCTGGCCTGTGTGGCGTATCCGGATCCGCTGGCCGGGCTGCTCGGCTGCATCGCGTTCGCCACCATCGGGGCCTATGCGGCGTTCTTCCATTCGACGCGGATGGTGCTGGGCATCGTACTGTTCGCCGCCGCGGTGGCGTTCAGTCGCGCCGTGGTGCTGGCCGGCGACGGGCGGACCGCGCTGGCCGCCGTGGACTTCTTCCTTGTCGTGCAGGCCAATATCGCGATGCCCGTCGCGATCCACACGCTGCTGCGGGCGTTGCGCGGGGACCTGGTGGACGCCGACCTCGACCCGCTGACCGGCCTGCTGAACCGGCGCGCGTTCCGCAGGCTGACGCTGAACCTGTTCGACACCGGGCGCGGCGAGAGCTATCTGCTGGTGGCGCTTCTCGATCTCGACAACTTCAAGGGTGTCAACGACGCGCACGGGCACCTCGTCGGAGACCAGACGCTGGTGGCCGTGGCCGACGCACTACGGGCGACCGCGACACCGACGGCGGTGATCGCCCGCAGTGGCGGGGAGGAGTTCCTGATCGCCGACGTGGTGTCCACGGCCGACGCCGTGACCTCCTGTCAGCGGATCTGCGAGGCCATCGCCGATCTGCGCTCACCGGCGACCGTCACCGCCAGCGTGGGCACCGCCGTCGCCACGCTGGGCGACCGGCCCGCCGGCGCCCGCGACGAGCTCGTCGACCACCTCCTCACCGCCGCGGACGCGGCGATGTACCGCGCAAAACGCAACGGCGGCAATCAATGTCACCATCACGGCGTCTGGCCTTCAACGGGGCCACCGTGA
- a CDS encoding 5-formyltetrahydrofolate cyclo-ligase has product MPVTKSHLRAEILSARRSLNQQTRSWEADRLVRHLATLASPRSVICAYIPVGAEPGSVAMVDDLVQRGCTVLLPVAREDGDGTPQPLQWGRYVPGTLVAAPFGLREPPPPWLPAERVRDAQTVLVPALAVDRQGARLGRGAGYYDRTLPLAAPGAVLAAVVRDDELVDHLPSEPHDVRMTHALTPQQGLLALGRGGPAECRGPGGGSST; this is encoded by the coding sequence GTGCCGGTCACCAAATCACATCTGCGGGCCGAAATCCTCAGCGCCCGGCGATCATTGAATCAGCAAACACGTAGCTGGGAGGCGGACCGACTGGTCCGCCATCTCGCCACGCTGGCGTCGCCGCGGTCGGTGATCTGCGCGTACATCCCGGTCGGCGCGGAACCCGGATCGGTCGCCATGGTCGACGATCTGGTGCAACGAGGCTGTACGGTGCTGCTTCCGGTCGCGCGCGAGGACGGGGACGGCACGCCCCAACCGCTGCAGTGGGGCCGGTACGTGCCCGGCACGCTCGTCGCGGCGCCGTTCGGTCTCCGCGAACCGCCCCCGCCGTGGCTACCTGCCGAGCGGGTGCGCGACGCGCAAACGGTGCTGGTGCCCGCCCTGGCGGTCGACCGCCAGGGCGCGCGCCTGGGTCGCGGCGCCGGTTATTACGACCGGACCCTGCCGCTGGCGGCGCCCGGGGCGGTGCTGGCGGCGGTGGTGCGCGACGACGAACTCGTCGACCACCTGCCGAGCGAGCCGCACGACGTCCGGATGACCCACGCGCTGACACCTCAGCAGGGGTTGCTGGCGCTGGGCCGGGGCGGTCCCGCGGAATGCCGCGGGCCAGGTGGCGGTTCTAGCACTTGA
- a CDS encoding UTP--glucose-1-phosphate uridylyltransferase, with product MNRPEVAIPRTAIVPAAGLGTRFLPATKTVPKELLPVVDTPGIELVAAEAAEAGAERLVIITSEGKDGVVAHFVEDLVLEGTLEARGKKTMLEKVRRAPALIKVESVVQAEPLGLGHAVGCVEASLSPDEDAVAVLLPDDLVLPTGVLEIMSKVRAKRGGTVLCAIEVDREDISAYGVFDVEELPDAANPNVLKVKGMVEKPKAEEAPSLFAAAGRYVLDRAIFDALRRIPRGAGGELQLTDAIALLIEEGHPVHVVVHRGSRHDLGNPGGYLKAAVDFALERDDYGPELRRWLVERLGLAPATSEP from the coding sequence ATGAACCGGCCTGAAGTTGCCATTCCGCGCACTGCGATCGTCCCCGCAGCGGGGTTGGGAACGCGTTTTCTCCCCGCCACCAAGACGGTGCCCAAGGAGTTGCTGCCGGTCGTCGACACGCCCGGGATCGAACTGGTCGCCGCCGAGGCCGCCGAAGCCGGCGCCGAGCGGCTGGTGATCATCACCTCCGAGGGCAAGGACGGTGTCGTCGCGCATTTCGTCGAGGACCTGGTGCTGGAGGGCACGCTGGAGGCCCGCGGCAAGAAGACGATGCTGGAGAAGGTCCGGCGGGCGCCCGCGCTGATCAAGGTGGAGTCGGTGGTCCAGGCCGAGCCGCTCGGTCTCGGCCACGCCGTCGGCTGCGTCGAGGCCAGCCTGTCGCCCGACGAGGACGCGGTGGCCGTGCTGCTGCCCGACGACCTGGTGCTGCCCACCGGTGTGCTGGAGATCATGTCGAAGGTGCGCGCCAAGCGTGGCGGCACCGTGCTCTGCGCGATCGAGGTGGACCGCGAGGACATCAGCGCCTACGGCGTGTTCGACGTCGAGGAACTCCCCGACGCCGCGAACCCGAACGTGCTCAAGGTCAAGGGCATGGTCGAGAAGCCGAAGGCCGAGGAGGCGCCGTCGCTGTTCGCCGCGGCCGGGCGCTACGTGCTGGACCGGGCGATCTTCGACGCGCTGCGGCGCATTCCGCGTGGTGCCGGGGGAGAGCTGCAACTCACCGACGCGATCGCGCTGCTGATCGAGGAGGGCCATCCCGTCCACGTCGTCGTCCACCGCGGATCTCGACACGACCTGGGAAATCCCGGGGGCTACCTGAAGGCTGCGGTTGACTTTGCGTTGGAGCGGGACGACTACGGGCCTGAATTGCGCCGGTGGTTGGTCGAGCGGCTGGGTCTCGCTCCGGCGACGTCCGAGCCGTAG
- the glp gene encoding gephyrin-like molybdotransferase Glp, with the protein MRSVEEQQARVAAAAVAPRPVRVAIAEAQGLMCAEEVVTERPLPGFDQAAIDGYAVRSVDVLGIGGAADPDADGDADRDEGRPREISLPVMGLIEAGARTPSRLQPRQAARVQTGAPMPTLADAVLPLRWTDGGDSRVRVLRGVRSGAYVRRTGDDVQPGDVAVRAGAIIGPAQVGLLAAVGRERVLVHPRPRLSVLSVGGELVDISRTPGNGQVYDVNSYALAAAGRDAGAEVNRVGIVPTDPKKLREVVEGQLGRSEAVVIAGAVGGAAAEGVRAVLAELGEMEVTRIAMHPGSVQGFGQLGADGVPVFLLPANPVSALVVFEVMVRPLIRLSLGKRQATRRIVPARALSPIESVAGRKGFLRGQLMRDQDTGEYLVQALGGAPGASSHLLATLAEANCLVVVPSEAEQIRTGEIVDVAFLAQRG; encoded by the coding sequence GTGCGTTCGGTGGAGGAGCAACAAGCCCGGGTAGCAGCTGCGGCGGTGGCGCCGCGGCCGGTGCGCGTCGCGATCGCCGAAGCTCAGGGGCTGATGTGCGCGGAAGAGGTGGTCACCGAGCGTCCGCTGCCCGGTTTCGACCAGGCCGCGATCGACGGCTACGCGGTGCGCAGTGTGGATGTCCTCGGCATCGGCGGCGCGGCCGACCCCGACGCGGACGGTGACGCCGACCGCGACGAGGGCAGGCCGCGGGAGATCAGTTTGCCGGTGATGGGCCTGATCGAGGCCGGCGCCCGCACACCCAGCCGGCTGCAGCCCCGGCAGGCGGCGCGCGTGCAGACCGGGGCGCCGATGCCCACGCTGGCCGACGCGGTGCTGCCGCTGCGGTGGACCGACGGCGGCGACTCGCGGGTTCGGGTGCTGCGCGGCGTGCGTTCGGGCGCCTATGTGCGCCGCACCGGCGACGACGTGCAACCCGGTGACGTCGCGGTCCGTGCCGGCGCGATCATCGGCCCCGCCCAGGTGGGTCTGCTGGCCGCGGTCGGGCGCGAACGGGTGCTGGTGCATCCGCGGCCGCGGTTGTCGGTGCTGTCGGTAGGCGGTGAACTCGTCGACATCTCCCGCACGCCGGGCAACGGGCAGGTCTACGACGTCAACTCCTACGCACTGGCGGCGGCCGGGCGGGACGCCGGCGCCGAGGTGAACCGGGTCGGCATCGTTCCCACCGATCCCAAGAAGCTGCGCGAAGTGGTGGAAGGCCAGCTCGGCCGGTCCGAGGCGGTTGTCATCGCCGGGGCCGTCGGCGGGGCCGCCGCCGAAGGCGTGCGCGCGGTGCTGGCCGAGCTCGGCGAGATGGAGGTCACCCGGATCGCGATGCACCCGGGGTCCGTGCAGGGGTTCGGCCAGCTCGGTGCCGACGGTGTCCCGGTGTTCCTGCTGCCCGCCAACCCGGTCAGCGCGCTGGTGGTGTTCGAGGTGATGGTGCGGCCGCTGATCCGGCTCTCGCTGGGCAAGCGGCAGGCGACGCGGCGGATCGTGCCGGCGCGCGCGCTGTCGCCGATCGAGTCGGTGGCCGGCCGCAAGGGCTTCCTGCGAGGGCAGCTGATGCGCGATCAGGACACCGGCGAGTACCTCGTGCAGGCGCTCGGCGGGGCACCCGGCGCATCCTCACACCTGCTCGCGACGCTTGCCGAGGCAAACTGTCTGGTCGTCGTTCCCAGCGAGGCGGAGCAGATCCGCACCGGGGAGATCGTCGACGTCGCATTCCTGGCCCAACGCGGGTGA
- a CDS encoding MarR family transcriptional regulator, whose product MSAPVAQELDPLALERQVCFALAVTNRAVLAVYRPLLEPLGLTHPQYLVMLSLWDHQKKLPGQSAPLSVKQIAAVLQMDSATLSPMLKRLEALGLITRARNATDERSTDVRLTEAGAALRERALDIPSTVVARLGVDLAELEHLHEVLTRINSAALAAGALQS is encoded by the coding sequence ATGTCCGCACCCGTCGCCCAGGAGCTCGACCCGCTGGCCTTGGAGCGGCAGGTCTGTTTCGCGCTGGCGGTCACCAACCGGGCGGTGCTCGCGGTGTACCGCCCGCTTCTCGAACCGCTGGGGCTGACGCATCCGCAGTACCTGGTGATGCTGTCGCTGTGGGATCACCAGAAGAAGTTGCCCGGGCAGTCCGCACCGCTGTCGGTCAAGCAGATCGCCGCCGTCTTGCAGATGGACTCGGCCACCCTGTCCCCGATGCTCAAACGCCTGGAGGCGCTCGGATTGATCACCCGGGCCCGCAACGCCACCGACGAGCGCTCCACCGACGTCCGGCTCACCGAGGCCGGCGCCGCCCTGCGCGAGCGCGCACTGGACATCCCGTCGACCGTGGTGGCACGGCTGGGCGTGGACCTGGCCGAACTGGAACACCTGCACGAAGTCTTGACCCGCATCAACTCGGCCGCGCTGGCGGCCGGCGCGCTGCAGTCTTGA
- a CDS encoding NAD(P)-dependent oxidoreductase, giving the protein MSASNVGGDVGFVGLGNIGFPVMRRLVAAGHRLVVFDTRAEVVAQAVALGAEAGASVRDVADRAETVLASLPTPQVSNEVVTEVAAGTAVCRFVDLSTVGQQAAQRNQETLGANGIAALDSPVSGGVHGAEAGTLAVMVSGPRREFEYLEPLFAVIGRAIFVSEQPGAAQTMKLINNLMAATTLAATTEVVVMGVKAGLDPQVMIDVLNAGSGGTHASRDKFPRAVLPRTFDYGFATGLMTKDVLLYLAEARAAGTPVSLAESVARVWEQTQAEEGPGSDFTSVVKPLERSAGVTVGQT; this is encoded by the coding sequence GTGAGCGCGTCGAACGTCGGAGGGGACGTCGGATTCGTCGGCTTGGGGAACATCGGCTTCCCCGTCATGCGCCGGCTGGTTGCCGCCGGTCACCGGCTGGTGGTGTTCGACACCCGCGCGGAGGTGGTCGCGCAGGCGGTGGCCCTGGGCGCCGAGGCCGGCGCGTCGGTGCGCGATGTCGCCGACCGCGCCGAGACGGTGCTGGCCAGCCTGCCCACCCCGCAGGTGTCGAACGAGGTGGTCACCGAGGTGGCCGCGGGCACGGCGGTGTGCCGGTTCGTCGATCTGTCGACGGTGGGACAGCAAGCCGCACAACGTAATCAGGAGACGCTCGGCGCCAACGGCATCGCGGCGCTGGACAGCCCGGTCAGCGGCGGGGTGCACGGCGCCGAAGCCGGCACCCTGGCCGTGATGGTGTCCGGACCGCGCCGTGAATTCGAGTACCTGGAGCCGCTTTTCGCGGTGATCGGCCGGGCGATCTTCGTGTCCGAGCAGCCGGGCGCGGCGCAGACGATGAAGCTGATCAACAACCTGATGGCCGCGACCACGCTGGCCGCCACTACCGAGGTGGTGGTGATGGGGGTCAAGGCGGGCCTGGACCCCCAGGTGATGATCGACGTCCTCAACGCCGGCTCCGGCGGCACCCACGCCAGCCGCGACAAGTTCCCCCGGGCCGTGCTGCCGCGCACCTTCGACTACGGATTCGCCACCGGACTGATGACCAAGGATGTGCTGCTGTACCTGGCCGAGGCGCGGGCGGCGGGAACGCCGGTCTCGTTGGCGGAGTCGGTGGCCCGGGTGTGGGAGCAGACTCAGGCCGAGGAGGGGCCCGGGTCGGACTTCACATCGGTGGTCAAGCCGCTGGAACGCAGCGCCGGGGTGACGGTCGGCCAGACGTGA
- a CDS encoding GNAT family N-acetyltransferase, whose protein sequence is MSGLTSVRADDLAALTIFDGIGAEALVPLAAQLRPLTAAAGQVLMQQGEEAVSFLLIGSGRAEVTHTGEDGHLTVVTVEPGLIVGEIALLRDVPRTATVVATEPLTGWVGGREAFATMLEVPGLVNRLVRTARQRIAAFVTPIPVTMRDGTVLYLRPVLPGDVERTAEAPVEFSRETLYRRFQSMRAPTKSLLAYLFEVDYQDHFVFVLTEGPDGPVVADVRFVRDVHTPEEAEIAFIVGDAYQGRGLGTFLMSAISVAAGYDGVQRFTARVFADNYAMRAILNRYGARWHRDDLNVVVTEIPVPKAEDLPLDDALVGQIRAVARQVIRAAG, encoded by the coding sequence GTGTCCGGCCTGACCTCCGTGCGAGCCGATGACCTGGCCGCGCTGACCATCTTCGACGGTATCGGCGCCGAGGCGTTGGTGCCGCTGGCCGCGCAGTTGCGCCCGCTTACCGCAGCCGCCGGCCAGGTGCTGATGCAGCAGGGCGAGGAGGCGGTGTCATTCCTGCTGATCGGGTCGGGCCGCGCCGAGGTCACCCATACCGGCGAGGACGGCCATCTCACGGTCGTGACCGTGGAGCCCGGGCTGATCGTCGGGGAGATCGCGCTGCTGCGCGACGTGCCGAGGACCGCCACGGTGGTGGCCACCGAACCGCTGACCGGCTGGGTGGGCGGCCGCGAGGCGTTCGCCACCATGCTCGAGGTGCCCGGGCTGGTGAACCGGCTGGTGCGCACGGCGCGGCAGCGGATCGCCGCGTTCGTCACGCCGATCCCGGTCACGATGCGCGACGGCACCGTGCTCTACCTGCGGCCGGTGTTGCCCGGCGACGTCGAGCGCACCGCCGAAGCCCCCGTCGAGTTCTCCCGGGAGACGCTGTACCGGCGCTTCCAGTCGATGCGGGCGCCGACGAAGTCGTTGTTGGCCTACCTGTTCGAGGTCGACTACCAGGACCACTTCGTGTTCGTGCTGACCGAGGGGCCCGACGGCCCGGTGGTCGCCGACGTCCGTTTCGTGCGCGACGTGCACACCCCCGAGGAGGCCGAGATCGCGTTCATCGTCGGCGACGCCTACCAGGGCAGGGGACTGGGCACGTTCCTGATGAGCGCGATCTCGGTGGCCGCCGGATACGACGGGGTGCAGCGGTTCACCGCCCGCGTCTTCGCCGACAACTACGCGATGCGCGCGATCCTCAACCGCTACGGCGCCAGGTGGCACCGCGACGACCTCAACGTCGTGGTCACCGAGATCCCCGTGCCGAAGGCCGAGGACCTGCCGCTCGACGACGCACTCGTCGGCCAGATCCGCGCGGTGGCCCGACAGGTGATACGGGCTGCCGGATGA
- a CDS encoding GNAT family protein: MNLLSSRSQHPGWPLSAGPLRVPAGVVRLRPVRLRDAAQWSRIRLADRAHLEPWEPTAELDWEVRHAVSSWPSVCSSLRSEARKGRMLPYVIELDGQFAGQLTIGNVTHGALRSAWIGYWVASASVGGGVATAALALGLDHCFGPVMLHRVEATVRPENGASRAVLAKAGFREEGLLKRYLDVDGGWRDHLLVALTVEELSGPVAAALVRAGRASWA; encoded by the coding sequence ATGAACCTGTTGAGTTCGCGCTCGCAACATCCCGGCTGGCCGCTGTCTGCCGGTCCACTGCGGGTGCCCGCCGGGGTGGTCCGGCTGCGTCCGGTGCGGCTGCGCGACGCCGCGCAGTGGAGCAGGATCCGGCTGGCCGACCGCGCGCATCTCGAACCGTGGGAGCCTACGGCTGAGTTGGATTGGGAAGTGCGACACGCGGTTTCGTCGTGGCCTTCGGTGTGCTCGAGCCTGCGCTCGGAGGCCCGTAAGGGCCGCATGCTGCCGTATGTGATCGAACTGGACGGCCAGTTCGCCGGGCAGTTGACGATCGGCAACGTCACCCACGGCGCGTTGCGGTCGGCGTGGATCGGTTACTGGGTGGCCAGCGCGTCGGTCGGCGGCGGGGTGGCCACCGCGGCCCTGGCGCTGGGGCTCGACCACTGCTTCGGGCCGGTGATGCTGCACCGCGTCGAGGCCACCGTGCGCCCGGAGAACGGGGCCAGCCGTGCGGTGCTGGCAAAGGCGGGTTTCCGGGAGGAAGGCCTGCTGAAGCGCTACCTCGACGTCGACGGCGGATGGCGGGACCATCTGTTGGTGGCGTTGACGGTCGAGGAGCTGAGCGGCCCCGTCGCCGCCGCACTGGTGCGCGCGGGCCGCGCGTCCTGGGCCTGA